The genomic interval CCCCTTGCGTAGATCCCGCACAAGCATGTCTCCAGAAGATGATGCTTGGGGCCTTTTAATTCGGCCCACCTTGTCAAATGGTGTGCGGAATAACGCCCGGTGGTATGTAATCGATGAAGGCGGCACAGACGGGAGGATGATTGGTTGAATAGGGGGGCACACGAAGCCAACCATTAGAGGAATTGGTTGGGGTCCCATTGGACCCTCCATTTGGGTCCCTCGTCCAGTGTGTTGGTCCATCATCGAATAGCTaggtcatgtcataaagtaccaTTGGCTACTGTTTGTTGTTGCTGTACCAATTTCTGCGCTCGGGCAGCTATAAACAATTCCAAATCCTCTTGCGTTAAGGTAACTATTGTAAGTCAtctagcttcttccatctccACACTTCATATTCAAGTGAAGTTCTCATAGATGGTACCAAATTTGATTATGTCTGAAGGTGGTGGAGATGACGTGCTGGGAAGGTGGCTTTGTCGTTGATTAGGAGAAGACTTTGAACTCGAGATAAAAGGACACTTGGCACTCCTTTCAGCGCACGTCAAAGAGAGCAAATAGAATGTTAGAACGAGAACCAGGGAGGGAGTCCTTGGCGCAAATACTTCAACGCTCAAGTCAATATGATGGCCAAGCGAAAAGTATAGAAGATGAACCGTAGTATGCTTTCGATGTAAAAACGTAGTAAAGCATACCTCATTGACGGAGAGAACCCCCCCTTTTATACTGTCCCTTATAATTTCCGCAATCATAAGGTGACAAGGAATATCCGATGTCAGAGTATGTCGGGTAATGAAATATATACAACCTGGAAGATGTGCAACCATCCCTTAAGGAATCTTCCGTTACCAGTATATGAACTGCTTTTTATGACCTCGATAATTAATGAGGCGATTTAAGAGAATATGCTATCAAAATATGTTGGGCGATGGAAGGTGTATAGCCACCCCAGAGGAAGGTTCCATCACACATATATGTCAGAGTAAGGAACATGCCCTTGTGAATAgttgttattctctgacaagtagTTGCGATTCTCTGACACTATTGTCTCCTGGAACCAATCCGACTGGCACTTTGCCTGACCGATTATATGAAAGGAGACTGGTTCATGAGAAGAGGGGAACGGAGTCCTGAAGCTCCGACCGACCATTGGGTCAACCGActatatgctgagagttatattGTAGGACTAACGAATGTATACCGAGTACCCTGGCTTTGTGTTGAATGCCCTGGCTTTATAAGTCTAACCGGATCTTAGTCCGCTCGACTGGAAACTAGGAGACTTCCTTTGTTGTGTGCTGGGAGACTACCTTTAGCAGATGGGGAGCTAAGCCCCTTATGCTTGGTCAACAATAAGACTGTTTGAGTCTATTCTATATATCTTGGGCACTGAGTGGAGCGATAAGTCCGACCAGTTCTTGTGGCTGATCGATCATAGGCTGAGAGACTTGTGCTCAAAGAGTGGAGTCCGATTGGCCATTAGGTCGGCCAACTACATGATTGGTATTTGTGGCTGACTGACCATAGACTGAGAGACTTGTGCTCAAAGAGTGGAGTCCGTCTAACCATTAGGCTGGCTAGTTATATGATAGGTATTTTGATACCGAGAAGTAGAGCACTAAATCCTTTAAGTTTAACCGGCTATATGATAGGTATTTTGATACCGATAAGTGGAACACTAAGTCCTTTAAGTCTGATTGGCTCCTAGGTCGATCGGCTTTATGCTGAGATCTATAGTGTTGAGGAGTGAGAAGCTGAGTCCTGGTGGTAATAACTTGTTTAGATGCATATACTTTGACCGACTATTATCTCATCTTGAGTTTGACTACCACTTCACTTATCATATTACCTCTAGGTCCACTCGTAATATATCGTataagaggatattcagataaaTTAGTAGGTATTAGGgagtttgaaataaaaaaaaattacatacagataatataaataaatttttgctGACATAGGTAATGAGGAGGAAGTTGAGTTTTACATACAGAAAATTTAGGATAATTTGTTATTGGTTTGGATTTAGATGTAAAAggtacttaattttaaattatgctTTGGGGTTCAGGATTACAGTTTATGATGTCTAGATTCATGCAATCTCAAATTTATGGATAGTTTGGATTAATTCTTCAATATTTTACAGGTCTAAGAGAGAAGAGCTCGGCGTGGGTGCCACTGAATAGCAAGGTAAGTACCGACCAAGAGCCGAGAGCTCGGCGCTCAACTTTCACTTTTTCATGAAACAATACGAATCGTGACAAAACATAAACAGCATCCATCATCACAAAGGTCTGCGTTGCCAGGAAACGGAAGCAGAAGAATAAAAATATTAGTCATGAGAACAAGAGTCCTTAAGCGCCAGAGGTCAGAGCAGATCACCAGGACTACTGTCGCCGGAACGGCAGGCAATTGAAATTTCTTCTTGACATCGATGTTCAGCGATGGGTGCAGAGAATCAGAGACTGAAATAAAGTAGCAGCTCATCAGTGATCGGCTGCTAGTTGCTGCACGGAAGAAGCAAACACAGACATGACACGCACTTTTCCCCAGCTTCTGATTCTGAAACGATGCTGCCAACACAGTCCACCAGTATGCAAACAAGGATGCAGCATTTACATTCGAACTTTATCCAGAAAAATTGTGATTATAGTTGATGACAATCTTTTCCTTGGTTATTGTTTTATTAAATGTTAAATGCGAAAACAGAATGTACCATCACCAAGTTCTTCATAGAATGCCGCTGATTAATCTCCGGGTAGAAGCAGATAGACATGATATAGAAGAATAAAAATAAGCCATGAACGAGCTACCAAATTACTGCAAATTGCAGCTATGTCAGAGGCAAGCGAAAGAAAAACACTTGAACAATTTTCAGTAAGCAATTTATACATACGAActtcaaagcagaacaccaacaAAATGCAACTTTTTTGGATGCTACGATAACCTAGTTCTTCCTATTTGACACTCGATTGTTTGTTGATCTGATGCACACTGTTGTTCTGAAAATTGTCAGTCTTTTCCGTCAGCATCATTTCGATGCCGTCTGCGGGATTTCGTGGATGTGATGCAGCTGCCAGATATCGTGGTCGGCCTCTTCCCAGAACAGGCCGCTCGATCCCTCTCCGCCCCTCGCGTCCGAGCAGAGGAAATCCTCGTCGACGAACGGAAACCACCCGGAGAGTTTCTCCTCCTCCACCCAATACAGAGACCGCCAGAGATCGCCGAGTTCCACCTGCCAATCCATCCACTCCGCCACCGCCATCATTTCCTCAGACACCGAAAACGATGGAGCAGAAGGCGAATGCTGGGGCTCGGGTTCCGAAGCTTTTGATGAAATCCTGATACCGCCTCGCTTTGTCCCGGCATTCCCCTTCGAAGCCGCCGACTTGGCGCGCCCCGCCGCGGCGGGCGAACCCCTCTGACGCCGCGGGGCCTTGCCTGAGGGCTTCGAGAGCAGCGGCGAAACGGCGCATTCGCTGCTTCGTTTCATCCCTGACCTGCGAGCGAGAGAGCAATGCAACGGTGAGGGAGAAAGGAGTCGCCGGATTATATATGCATTTTGCTCGAACAGAGTGGTTCAAGTGCTCCGCCGGAGTACGTGAAAAAATAAGATGTAGCAGTTTTCCTCTTTATTTGCAAATTTTGGCTTCTTTTAACTTTAATTACTAATAAAAACAAAATGGCTGGCTCACGCTATCAATACTCTCAAGCACTGAAATAGTATCTAATAGTCGATCATTCGTCAAAAAAACGTTATTATTATATTAGCGACGATATGTAAATGAATTTTCATTGAACTAGATATTACCTTTTTTTTTCctgaatattatttataaaattacagTCCTAATACCGTAGAAAATATTGAATTTTCATTTCTTTTGATTAAGATATTTTCCGGTGTTAATCGGCTGAGCAGCTACACACGTTGAGTTCATCGGTTGTTGGGTATTTTATCATGCCAATTATAACACATTTTGTCACAGGCTCATCGTTCCATTTGAATAGCTCGTCAAGCCAAGCATGGCATATTTTATCACAGGCAGTGCCCCTGTTGATTCGTGTTTGTGCCAACCCAATTGGTTCATGTTTGTTTTAGCTTGAGTTGGGCCTAGTCCTTGGCTATTCGACTTAGCATGCATACACAATTTATATTTGTAAAATACGTACAGAAGGTTTAAAGAAGATTGTTAATTCAGGTATGATATCTGATTCTATCTGAAATTAGAAAAATAGTGCAATGGTGAGATGACTTTGAGGTTGATTGTAAGTAGACTCCGAGGGAGAGGGATATGGTATCGCGATCTAGCCTGCGTGCCCAAAAGAAGAATTATAGGAAGACAAATATCAGTAACTAGGTCAGTGAGGGGGCATCGGCGCATGCACTCCAACTCTCAAGTAAGAACAATAGTCGAGCTAAAAAGAGAAGAAGATAACAGTAAAATTGTAATATGGATGCATGTATGTGCGTACACATACCCCCGCCTTTAGGAGGAGAGTAAAACTGTAATGTGGATGCTAATTTTCCTCTATGTACGGATATCAATGTTTTCTGAAAAAGAACTGGCTATTCTGATATTCTGACATCTTTCCCAAAACAAATCTACCATTTATGTGTATTATAGGGTAGAAGTTTCCTCTATATAGCATGCACAGTGGATATTTTTTTATTCTATAATAATTGTTACATAAAACGTCAAAAAAGAATATTAAACCGTTGAGCTGATAGACCATTAATACGTTTTTGATGATAGGCTGGTCGAGTCTCTTATAATGTCCGGTCGGGTCTAATCTACTTCGACGAGGAGTTCGGTCGACTAAAGAGCACTGATCCGTTTGAGGACTCAGCCACTTGAAGACTAGATATCAACTCGGATAGGAAGTCCGATCGGCTAAAGAGCGTTGAATATCTTGAGAACTTGGCCTCTTGAAGATTGTGTATCCACCCGTATAGGGATTCTGGTCGGCCTAGGGTTCGCTCGGACATGGAGCTCAGTCAAATTGGCTCGAGATTTCATCGAGCTGGGGGACCTGGTGTCCGATCAAATAAAATGTCTGATCGACTGGATTACTCAACCGAACTGTGCGATCGTGCCAACCCCGAGTGTTAACCCTCCTTGATTTTAACCACCATATTAGTCGGTCTTTTTTACTTCAACTCCAACATTAGGGGCTCTACCTTATTTgtcatatcacaagcctccccttcaagtctagtcgaaggatgcGCGAGTCCGACTGATTAGACTGCCTATTGTAAAAGTTAAATCGCTTCTGCCTACAGAGTTAGATCACTAGGCTCGTCATATAATGTTGAACAAGTAGCTGTAGCAATGTCAAGTGAGAGACAAAAACCTTGCATGCCGAGCAAGAGACAATAACAGTATCGAGCATCTAATTGAGCGGATGACTGAACGGGTGACATTTGATGATGAGTGTCAATTGACTTGAGATATGGGAGTGTCAAGTGAGCGACGATTGATGACGAGCATCGATCGGCTGGAGATATGCCCATGTGAATTGCTACTAAGAGCCCTGCCCAAGTGAAGTGCTGGGATAGCCGACCGGCTGGTTGCTGGGCATGTGAGCCATGCATGTTTAAAACTCATAGTTCAGGCAAGAGTTTGAGACATAGGTGCAAGAGCAaattcgcttataactcggccgagcaATACGAGAGTTTGGGACATAGGCCTGAGAACAAGCTCGCTTATAATTCGGTCAaacgacacgagagtctgggGCAAGTGCGAGAGaaagcttgcttataacttggctaATCAACACAAGAGTCTAAGACATAGGCACAagggcaagctcacttataagtcGATCGAACGACACGAGAGTATGGAAATTGGGCACTAGAGAAAGCtttcttataactcggccgagcaATACAAGAGTCAAGAAATTGGGCACGAGAGCAAGCTTGTTTATAACTTGGCCGAGCAACACGAGAGTCTGGAAATTGCACGAGAGCaagttcgcttataactcggtcgagtgGCATGAGAGTCTAAAAATTCGACGCAAgaacaaactcacttataactcaaccgaGCAGTACGAGATTCTGAGATATAGGTGTGAGAGCAAccttgcttataactcgaccgagcaTCACGAGAgtctagtgttggtgcaaccttaggtcaaggttgacctggttgacccgactcgagttgacctgactcgagttatattttgatgtttgacgagaatagaaaagttgtatcttgatgtttgacaagaatacaaacttgggagattgtgggtgcaacattcggtcaaggttgacctggttgacccgacttgagttgacttgattcggtaaagtccaagtatggagacttggcacgggaaaagtccaagtatggagacttggcacggaaaagtccaagcggggagtttggcacgggaaaagtccaagtatggagacttggcacggaaaagtccaagcagggagcttggcacgggaaaagtccaaagtatggaagcttggcatgggaagtcggagagggctcggcagctcgttctccggaccaggtcagagagggctcgggagctcgttctctggaccagacgaagtcggagagggctcggcagctcgttctccgaactaggtcagagagggctcgggagctcgttctctggaccagatgaggaagtcggagagggctcggtagctcgttctccggactaggtcagagagggcttgggagctcgttctctggaccggacgaagtcggagagggctcggtagctcgttctacggactaggtcagagagggctcaggagctcgttctctggaccagacagaggtggagagggctcggtagctcgttctccggactaggtcagagagggctcggtagctcgttctctggaccggatgaggaagtcggagagggctcggtagctcgttctccggactaggtcagagagggctcagtagctcgttctcaagaccaggaaggccttaggatttagggatgggaagctctaaatccacatgggcattggatcggtcagcagaccgatccagtgatactatgggttttTTGAttggtctagtgaccgatcagtaaccaaacagtggctcactgtaagttatctgatcggtcactagaccgatcaggaaacgatcaggaggcagagaaggtagggggatcggtctgtggaccgatccacctatagcctgatcggtccacagaccgatcaggcttcgaagccaactctcacagagagttggttgatcggtctggggaccaatcagcctagggcctgatcggtccacagaccgatcagggtcctcctggaccgatcaggatggagcctgatcggtccaggcttagccgttgtgactcaacggctagatttctgtgttgctcgttgtcttcttcgcaggtgcaggatataaggcTGCTACAGGAGAAGGAAGAGATCTCTcgaaactcttcttcttgttcctcactcttgcgatctgagctttgctgagctccctattcttGAAGCtttgtgtgagcttccctcgactgggtgatcagctgctgttgacatcgtgaagttgttgtttcatcgaactccagtcaacaagaaggcaagcaaagtgttgttacattcatattcttcttgttttcttgctctatcttgtactcctttattgctgttgcaaaagagtttgtggcgaggtttctccacccagaaggagttgttgttagccggtttcccgaggtctcatccaccgacggattgataggcttcgtccaccttacggacacgccgaggagtaggagtatcatctccgaacctcgttacatcatcgtgtttgaggtttgatcttctccactttcgttcctacattgtatttctgctgcgctaacctaaattgtaggaagaaacgataatttgaggtcggctattcacacccccctctctagccgctatccgaaggtcctaacatctAGGACATAGACATGAGAgcaaactcgcttataacttggccgaataGCATAAGTGTCTAGGATAAGCATGATagtaagctcgcttataacttagtTGATTAACATGAGAGTCTAGGAGATAGGTgtaagagcaaactcacttataacttggctaaACAACACGATAGTCTAGAAATTGAGTATGAGAGCAAGCTCGTTTATAACTCAGCCGAGCGGCACGAGAGTTTAGAAATTAGGTGCGAGAGAaaattcacttataactcagtcgaaagGCATGAGAGTCTGAAAATTAGGCACGAGAGCAAGCTCGCATATAACATAGTCGAGCGACACAAGCGTCTGGGACATAGGCGCGAGAACAAGCTTTCTTATAATTTGGTCGAGCGGCACAAGAATCTAAGATATAGGTGtcagagcaagctcgcttataactcagccaaACAACACGATAGTCTAGGATGAGCGCGAgactaagctcacttataactcggtcgattgGCATGAGAGTTTGGGACTAACCTTAGATATTGGAGGCACGACGTTAGAGGCATGGTGTAAACCTAAATGCATTGGAGAGTGGAGGCGTGGTGTATGACCCAAATATCTTAGGAGACACAGTTtatgacccgaatgccttggagAGAGGAGGCTCGGCGTTGAAGACACAGTATACTGTAAGTACCctgggtagttttgatgtggtcaacaaagttcagttaggtcatgttgtatttgatccttatgtcaAGTGTGCAGGACCTTAAAAACACAAGAAGTCGTGCGAAAGAGGCAACCAgggagaaggatggcacaggaagagagtcgacgggttcggtgcattCGTAGGAtgaagtgctgcggaagagtacactagtgaaCGAGAAGGAAGTTTACCATTTTCGAATGAACAGTGCTGAAGACGCCCTCAAAGGCTTTGAAAGCGCCTTCTGTGAACagtactgaaggcgccttcaaaggcttggaaggcaccttcgatgaacagtatgaaggcaccttccagctctTGAAGGCGTCGTCCGACAGCCGttagcgaagataaagttttatcttctcaCGGATAAAACTTAACCAATTGATGGCGCCTTGAACTctcttaaaggcgccttccacgctcagataagatttttcaggagcTGTAAAATGGCTCATGGAGCTAAGAAATAAACAACAACTTGAACTACAACTCTTGTACTATTTCCTAGTCGATTTCTTGAGTTGTCAACgtctgtaaaaggcttctctgcctacaacgaaggagatctttttagtgttgttcactgccttggattaacaactatctaggttgtaactaagtaaacctCTGGtcctcttatttctttctttaagttgtttactttaattttattattgttgttttaattgtgctactaatcaagtccaaagatcGAGAAGGGGTTTATTTTTTTAGTGTAAGTAATTCACCCCATCTTGTCGGCCCAACTTGgttcaataagtggtatcagagccaggacgccttagaaggactaaccgccgattacagcaacaaaatgatggctagtgcaagcattcatccactaaagttcgagggagacttcgcgcAATGAAaacgtcggatggaggtattttttaaaacggactTTAAGATTctgttaattataaaatatgattttgtagcccctAAGAACCAACATGGAGCTGGAAAGGAAGAGTGTTTATAGACGAAGAAAGAACAAACTGATTTCGTGGTGAATGATAAAGAAGAGTTTCATCTATTGAGCGTCCTTCCACCCTGGGAGGTCAATCAAATCGGCAGCTATAACTCCGCCAAAGAGCTCTGAGAGAAATTCTTGGAAATCCATAAAGGTACTtcggaagcaaagttagcaacGTGATACATCCTCCAAACCCAACTAACAAACTtgcggatgaacaatggagaaaaggtagaaCAACTCGAAGCacgaatcaaagaactcatcactcagctTAATAATCTCGGAGAATCGATAACGAACCAAGATTCAATTCGGTACatactcaacgccttcccgagaactccaaaatggtcatccttagtagatgcatactacatctctaaggacttcgaggtaagtacactagagaatttgttttctacttttaaaCTTCACGAAACTCAATGTGCAGATCCTAAAGAAATCGAAAAGTCGAACAACAATCTTGTTttgaaagccaagaaggaagatcCAGATTCTGAAGCATCAATCGATGAGGACAAAGCAGTCCTAAtggtaaaaaaaatcaataaaatattaaatctaataaatttaataagtcataggCAAAGAAACAAACTCGGAGCAAAAGGAAGGTCCAACGTTACAACTGTAATGAAGAAaggtacatcaaggatgaatgccctaaactgaagaacaaaagTAAAAGACCAACAAAATCGAAGCTCAAGACCCTGAAGGCAACATAGGACAAAACGTCATCATTAGAATCTGAACTTGAAGAATATGCCGGACTAGCCTTATTGGTagaccatcaaagagaagaggaaAGTAGCTCAacaatgagcatcgatgaagggagaggatcCTCAGAAGAAAGCTGTGATAAAGTGGGAGTTTCCTGAGAAGAAAGCTGCAATGAAGGAGGAGCATCTCAACACAAGATAAGTGAGGTACGCGCACTAGGTGAGCTCAATTCCGGATGGCCGGAGCATCACCAAAGCGAATAGAGTGAAAAATGGTTAATAAGGGAAGTTAACTATTTCCAGATGAACAGTGCTGAAGGTACCCTCAAAGTCTTTGAAAGCGCCTTCTGTGAACAgtactgaaggtgccttcaaaggcttgaaaggcgccttcgatgaatagtacaaaggcaccttccagcccttgaaggcgccttccgatAGCAGttagcgaagataaagttttatctttgtaCAGATAAAACTTAACCAACTGAAGGCGCCGTGaaccctcttgaaggcgccttccaccctcagataaGATTTCCAAGAGATATAAAATGATCcgtggagctaggaaataaacaaCTTGAACTACAACTCTTGTATTATTTCCTAGTCGATTTCTTGAGCTGTCAAcatctgtaagaggtttctccgcctacaacgaaggagatctttttagtaTTGttcactgtcttggattaacaactatctaggttgtaaccaagtaaacctctgaTCCTCTTACTTCTTTCTTTAAGTTGTTTAGttcaattttattattgttgttttaattgtgctactaatcaagtccaaagatcAAGATggggtttatttttttttgtaaacaatTTACCCTCTCTTACCGGCCCAACCTGGTCCAACATATATGACTAGAATGCCTTGGAGAGTGGAGGCTCGGTGTTGGAGGCAGGTGTGTGACTCGAATGCCTTGGAGAGTGGAGGCATGCCGTTTGAGGTACGGTGTATGACTCGAATGCCTTGGAGAGTGGAGGCCTAGCATTAGAGATAcagtgtatgacctgaatgccttAAAAATTGGAGGTCTAGCATTGGAGGTATGGTGTATGACCTGAATGTTTTGACTTTTGGACTGTCTACTTTGCTAAAAATAAGGATATATTTTGgattttaaaacataaaatttaaattgtAGACTTATCTGTTGAGCTAGCTAAGCGGATAATCTTAAGCTGTTAAATAAGGACAAATGAGCCACTTGGTATGACTGAGCTGCTAGTCAAGACTATCGAGTGGATGACAAATTGAAATTTATCCTGAATAGAGATGCCGAAAGGATTTGTCGAATGAAATTGCCGCAATTTAAAATTCCTGCAACTGGAGTTATTTGGGAGTTGATTGACAGTTTTATCCTTTGGGATTTCTGATCGGATGCACATTTTGACTTTTGCCAATTGGATTTGCCGTGCCAGTTGGATGTTGTCCATTTTAATTTTTACCAATCAACTTTTACTTGGAGATGTCGATGGGACTTTACGTGGAGATGCCAATTGGTTGTGTTTTTGGTCAATTTGGAGGATCTGTTGATTTTGACCAATTTAGAGATCTAGCCTATTAACATTTTTTGACGGAAATTTTGTCTCTTTTGCATGTGATTTTGATGACTGCTcagatttttcaattggatttgaCAAAGCTGGGAGAAACCGAATGCTGAGTGAAGCTGATCCAATCCAAGTTGATTGGAGTTTTCCA from Zingiber officinale cultivar Zhangliang chromosome 6B, Zo_v1.1, whole genome shotgun sequence carries:
- the LOC121990390 gene encoding uncharacterized protein LOC121990390 is translated as MKRSSECAVSPLLSKPSGKAPRRQRGSPAAAGRAKSAASKGNAGTKRGGIRISSKASEPEPQHSPSAPSFSVSEEMMAVAEWMDWQVELGDLWRSLYWVEEEKLSGWFPFVDEDFLCSDARGGEGSSGLFWEEADHDIWQLHHIHEIPQTASK